In one window of Streptomyces roseofulvus DNA:
- a CDS encoding AfsR/SARP family transcriptional regulator, producing the protein MRALHLAGRHSDTLEVYTRTRRLLIDELGVDPGPELRALHDRSCPGRHPPRTRRRRPSS; encoded by the coding sequence ATGCGCGCACTACATCTGGCCGGCCGCCACTCCGACACACTGGAGGTCTACACACGGACCCGGCGGCTCCTGATCGACGAACTGGGTGTCGACCCAGGCCCTGAGCTGCGCGCCCTCCACGACCGATCCTGTCCGGGTCGCCATCCGCCGCGTACGAGGAGGCGTCGCCCGTCATCGTGA
- a CDS encoding FAD-dependent oxidoreductase yields MWTAGFAVGSVAAASGLEVTGGRIVVDRTMRSVSHPDVYAVGDSVFTLGDNGLPRRCPARRPVSPAGRPPRRSWPGWPAARC; encoded by the coding sequence GTGTGGACGGCTGGGTTCGCCGTCGGGTCCGTCGCCGCCGCGTCCGGGCTGGAGGTCACGGGGGGGCGGATCGTCGTCGACCGGACCATGCGGTCCGTGTCGCATCCCGACGTCTACGCCGTCGGCGACAGCGTCTTCACGCTCGGCGACAACGGATTGCCGCGCCGATGTCCTGCGCGTCGGCCGGTTTCACCGGCTGGCAGGCCACCGAGGCGATCGTGGCCCGGCTGGCCGGCCGCGAGGTGCTGA
- a CDS encoding LysR substrate-binding domain-containing protein, translating to MHRRALDEGPHAGGTAAAYHTRPPCAGGGGPFLGSGGVPADLDLGNDATVLAVHAAHPLAAREAVRLEDLADETLLVMDCMPETSRARHMPDHTPSGRPVHLRTTTRYWQELLALVASGEGVTVAAPRAPATTRAPARVPPDRERGTLRVAMIWRSHDLSAEARSFVRAALNLHPSPPGHVRRGPVLVIGLPPAATAPRHEAPSGVPETRWVSLSGLRTK from the coding sequence GTGCATCGACGAGCGCTCGACGAAGGTCCTCACGCTGGTGGCACAGCGGCCGCTTACCACACGCGTCCTCCTTGTGCTGGCGGTGGAGGACCGTTCCTGGGATCCGGAGGCGTACCGGCGGACTTGGATCTGGGAAACGACGCGACCGTGCTCGCGGTCCACGCGGCGCACCCGCTGGCGGCGCGGGAGGCGGTCCGTCTGGAGGACCTCGCCGACGAGACGCTGCTGGTCATGGACTGCATGCCGGAGACGTCCAGGGCCCGACACATGCCCGACCACACGCCGTCGGGCCGCCCCGTGCACCTCAGAACGACGACGCGGTACTGGCAGGAACTGCTCGCCCTGGTGGCCTCTGGCGAGGGCGTCACCGTCGCCGCGCCCAGGGCACCCGCTACTACCCGCGCCCCAGCTCGTGTACCTCCCGATCGAGAACGTGGAACCCTTCGAGTAGCGATGATCTGGCGCTCCCACGACCTGTCGGCCGAGGCCCGCTCGTTCGTCCGAGCCGCCCTGAACCTCCACCCCAGCCCCCCCGGTCACGTCCGGCGCGGACCAGTCCTCGTGATCGGTTTGCCCCCGGCCGCCACCGCCCCCCGTCACGAGGCGCCGAGCGGCGTCCCGGAGACGAGGTGGGTCAGCCTCTCGGGGTTGCGGACGAAGTAG
- a CDS encoding DUF6421 family protein, producing MNPATAPVPAGLLADADELTGSLVPMVDRFRARQEDDGTVPDATDADRALLARIRDEACAWYARRGGDAQGSALAADVDDWLAAGLDTRPHFARSRDALRVPEDGEAVFFLAPLQSTNSAPPVGKRLDCFFALRKEPAALPELAVSYPHPKNNCQSLVLITGSAGFRQGNCLVFFPENVAAHDKITEQPYAMFFYNKMRKIHETYALTGAEAVLTPESLPRASTGLDADVCFEARAIWGYLHDSMHYQGLWPFDEHISLKMNWFVGLLEEIKVDAKTVLACQDGDVVPFAEEQTDMILLERIFRYPQADDATRNFDSGTGVFLYSWLREHGALAGDPAGGALLRFDRAKALDALREFVATVEKLEAEVTTDDEYRAAARELVRRYLPAPEPAPAGAPRQRYAFTEDQRVLLRAKQGLDRMPALEFERAEW from the coding sequence GTGAACCCCGCGACCGCTCCCGTCCCGGCCGGCCTGCTCGCCGACGCCGACGAACTGACCGGCTCCCTCGTCCCGATGGTCGACCGCTTCCGGGCACGGCAGGAGGACGACGGGACCGTCCCCGACGCCACCGACGCGGACCGCGCGCTGCTCGCCCGCATCCGCGACGAGGCGTGCGCCTGGTACGCCCGGCGCGGCGGGGACGCGCAGGGCAGCGCGCTGGCGGCCGACGTCGACGACTGGCTCGCGGCCGGCCTGGACACCCGGCCCCACTTCGCCCGCTCGCGGGACGCCCTGCGGGTGCCCGAGGACGGCGAGGCCGTCTTCTTCCTCGCGCCGCTGCAGAGCACCAACAGCGCGCCGCCCGTCGGCAAGCGGCTGGACTGCTTCTTCGCCCTGCGCAAGGAGCCCGCCGCCCTGCCCGAGCTGGCCGTGTCGTATCCGCACCCCAAGAACAACTGCCAGTCGCTGGTGCTGATCACCGGCAGCGCCGGGTTCCGGCAGGGCAACTGCCTGGTCTTCTTCCCGGAGAACGTGGCCGCTCACGACAAGATCACCGAGCAGCCCTACGCCATGTTCTTCTACAACAAGATGCGGAAGATCCACGAGACCTACGCGCTCACCGGGGCGGAGGCCGTCCTGACGCCGGAGTCCCTGCCCCGGGCGTCCACGGGCCTCGACGCGGACGTGTGCTTCGAGGCCCGCGCCATCTGGGGCTATCTCCACGACTCGATGCACTACCAGGGACTCTGGCCGTTCGACGAGCACATCTCGCTGAAGATGAACTGGTTCGTCGGCCTGCTGGAGGAGATCAAGGTCGATGCCAAGACCGTCCTCGCCTGCCAGGACGGCGACGTCGTCCCGTTCGCCGAGGAGCAGACCGACATGATCCTGCTGGAGCGGATCTTCCGCTACCCGCAGGCGGACGACGCCACCCGCAACTTCGACTCGGGCACCGGGGTCTTCCTCTACTCCTGGCTGCGCGAGCACGGCGCGCTGGCCGGCGACCCTGCCGGCGGCGCCCTGCTCCGCTTCGACCGGGCCAAGGCCCTCGACGCCCTGCGGGAGTTCGTCGCCACGGTCGAGAAGCTGGAGGCCGAGGTCACGACCGACGACGAGTACCGGGCGGCGGCCAGGGAACTCGTACGCCGGTACCTTCCCGCCCCCGAGCCCGCGCCCGCCGGCGCGCCCCGGCAGCGGTACGCCTTCACCGAGGACCAGCGGGTGCTGCTGCGGGCCAAGCAGGGCCTCGACCGGATGCCCGCGCTGGAGTTCGAGCGCGCCGAATGGTGA
- a CDS encoding DMT family transporter, with protein MVTDGPPRTHRGGLLVVPALSVLMIALLAAGWLLAGHLVDGAPPLLVAAGRTAASFAVITVVALLHPRLRSEARTAAARGGSVALLAFLGFFAYYSGTLLGTGFIGASRVGLIVSLLPCLTFVIGALAFREPSTRRKVLGTVLAVVAAFGYALADASAGEASGTGGGALVSGGLLALGGTFTYAVYGYVYRRRMADLSPVASLPAITGAGTVMLGLTVVLFVPLGGVSPADWGGIAALGVLLTAPVFLISHELILRKGPLFTSALALVVPFLVRLGEWALGRETAPGPLVLLLLLLCAGGVWLTIGGAPAPGRATTGAAEDEESAGETAGARTRQETS; from the coding sequence ATGGTGACGGACGGACCCCCGCGCACCCACCGGGGCGGGCTCCTCGTGGTGCCCGCCCTGTCGGTGCTGATGATCGCACTGCTGGCGGCCGGCTGGCTGCTGGCGGGCCATCTCGTCGACGGCGCACCGCCGTTGCTGGTGGCGGCGGGCCGGACCGCGGCCAGCTTCGCGGTCATCACCGTCGTCGCCCTGCTGCACCCCCGGCTGCGGTCCGAGGCCCGTACCGCGGCCGCCCGCGGCGGGAGCGTGGCGCTGCTGGCCTTCCTCGGCTTCTTCGCGTACTACTCCGGGACCCTGCTCGGGACCGGCTTCATCGGAGCCTCCCGGGTCGGCCTGATCGTCTCCCTGCTGCCCTGCCTCACCTTCGTGATCGGAGCCCTCGCCTTCCGCGAGCCCTCCACCCGGCGCAAGGTCCTGGGCACCGTACTGGCCGTGGTCGCGGCCTTCGGATACGCCCTGGCCGACGCCTCCGCCGGCGAGGCATCCGGGACCGGCGGCGGCGCCCTGGTGAGCGGGGGCCTGCTGGCACTCGGCGGCACCTTCACCTACGCCGTGTACGGCTACGTCTACCGGCGGCGCATGGCGGACCTGTCACCGGTCGCGTCCCTGCCCGCCATCACCGGCGCGGGCACGGTCATGCTGGGACTGACGGTCGTCCTGTTCGTCCCGCTGGGCGGAGTCTCCCCGGCCGACTGGGGCGGCATCGCCGCCCTCGGCGTGCTCCTCACCGCGCCGGTCTTCCTCATCTCGCACGAACTCATCCTGCGCAAGGGCCCGTTGTTCACCTCCGCCCTCGCGCTCGTCGTACCGTTCCTGGTGCGACTGGGCGAGTGGGCCCTGGGCCGCGAGACCGCGCCGGGACCGCTCGTGCTGCTGCTGCTCCTGCTGTGCGCGGGCGGCGTGTGGCTCACCATCGGCGGCGCCCCCGCCCCCGGGCGCGCCACGACCGGCGCGGCGGAGGACGAGGAGTCCGCCGGGGAAACGGCCGGGGCGCGCACCCGGCAGGAAACATCGTGA
- a CDS encoding branched-chain amino acid aminotransferase, producing MTTTAFDDRDGVIWLDGAFVPWRDARLHVLSHGLHYGGGVFEGVRVYGGRAFKPVEHFERLHASARELGFRVPFDVTELDAAMRETVRRQDIVDGYVRPVAWRGSEQLSVSGAGTSVHVALAAWEWPHVFSGDARSRGIRLRTSRWRRPAPDTAPVRAKAASLYNICTLARDEAEAAGYDDALLLDFRGHLAEATGANLFLVIDGALHTPTPDTFLDGITRQTVLSLAADLGITVHERHIGPEELDRADELFLTGTAYEVQPVRAVDARSYEVGSVTTALSKAYTDLTRAVTAP from the coding sequence ATGACCACCACCGCGTTCGACGACCGTGACGGCGTGATCTGGCTGGACGGCGCGTTCGTGCCGTGGCGCGACGCCCGCCTGCACGTCCTGTCCCACGGACTGCACTACGGCGGCGGCGTCTTCGAGGGCGTCCGCGTCTACGGCGGCCGCGCCTTCAAGCCGGTCGAGCACTTCGAGCGCCTCCACGCCTCGGCACGGGAGCTGGGCTTCCGCGTCCCCTTCGACGTCACCGAGCTGGACGCCGCGATGCGGGAGACCGTCCGGCGCCAGGACATCGTCGACGGGTACGTCAGGCCCGTGGCCTGGCGGGGCAGCGAGCAGCTCAGCGTCTCCGGAGCGGGCACGTCCGTCCACGTCGCGCTCGCCGCGTGGGAGTGGCCGCACGTCTTCTCCGGCGACGCGCGCAGCCGCGGCATCCGGCTGCGCACCTCCCGGTGGCGGCGTCCCGCCCCCGACACCGCGCCGGTACGGGCCAAGGCGGCGTCGCTGTACAACATCTGCACCCTCGCCCGCGACGAGGCCGAGGCGGCCGGATACGACGACGCGCTCCTGCTGGACTTCCGCGGACACCTGGCGGAGGCCACCGGGGCCAACCTCTTCCTCGTGATCGACGGCGCCCTGCACACGCCGACCCCGGACACCTTCCTCGACGGCATCACCCGGCAGACCGTCCTGTCCCTCGCCGCGGACCTGGGGATCACCGTCCACGAACGGCACATCGGGCCCGAGGAACTGGACCGCGCCGACGAGCTCTTCCTCACCGGCACGGCCTACGAGGTGCAGCCGGTGCGCGCCGTGGACGCCCGCTCCTACGAGGTCGGAAGCGTCACCACGGCACTCTCCAAGGCGTACACCGACCTGACCCGCGCCGTCACCGCGCCCTAG
- a CDS encoding squalene/phytoene synthase family protein has protein sequence MWKGVLDVAGVRERQARRGYTDQCQGVRRFAPAEYLAARLLLPARLQPDVIALVAFMHETDDRIDRGHRREREAALRQWRTLTSEALAHGTSPQPVLQVLAWTVGRHPALRRRVVAFLAGAVQEVAWSRFSSEAEVGRYIEEYSLPALMLSMSLLSPDGAAAAAEFERGCLALITAMQRLDFLEDMSEDIQEGRLGLSDEALARHGLSSNDLRPERAAEPEVAALIAAQAHAADIALREAQSIMDLVSPEYRPFLRAVLRVQEVRSAAVHKAGASLVARPCGPSPVLCGVIVLRELFVRTSGSGSEGLRRAR, from the coding sequence ATGTGGAAGGGTGTCCTCGACGTCGCCGGTGTTCGGGAACGGCAGGCTCGTCGTGGATACACGGACCAGTGCCAAGGGGTGAGGCGGTTCGCTCCGGCCGAGTACCTGGCGGCTCGCCTGCTCCTGCCCGCCCGGCTTCAGCCGGATGTCATCGCGTTGGTTGCCTTCATGCACGAGACCGATGACCGGATCGACCGCGGGCACCGCCGTGAACGTGAAGCGGCGTTACGGCAATGGCGAACGCTCACGAGCGAGGCTCTCGCCCACGGCACGTCCCCGCAGCCGGTGCTTCAGGTCCTCGCATGGACGGTGGGCCGCCACCCGGCGCTGCGTCGCCGTGTTGTGGCATTCCTCGCCGGAGCCGTCCAGGAGGTGGCGTGGTCGCGGTTCAGCTCGGAGGCAGAGGTCGGACGGTACATCGAGGAGTACTCGCTGCCGGCCTTGATGCTCTCCATGTCGCTGCTGTCTCCCGATGGCGCCGCGGCGGCTGCCGAATTCGAACGCGGATGCCTGGCTCTGATCACGGCCATGCAACGGCTGGACTTCCTGGAAGACATGTCGGAGGACATTCAGGAGGGCAGGCTCGGCCTTTCGGACGAGGCCCTCGCACGGCACGGGCTGTCCTCGAACGACCTGCGCCCGGAGAGAGCGGCAGAGCCAGAGGTCGCAGCGCTCATCGCCGCTCAAGCGCACGCCGCTGACATCGCGTTGAGGGAGGCGCAGTCCATCATGGACCTGGTGTCGCCGGAATACCGGCCGTTCCTGCGGGCGGTGCTCCGTGTGCAAGAGGTGCGTTCGGCAGCCGTCCACAAGGCGGGAGCGTCGCTCGTGGCCCGTCCCTGCGGGCCCTCGCCAGTGCTGTGCGGGGTCATAGTGTTGCGGGAGCTGTTCGTGCGGACTTCGGGCAGCGGCTCGGAGGGGCTTCGAAGGGCGCGCTGA
- a CDS encoding bacilysin biosynthesis protein BacA — MNHQSERVRHLHTLGPHGTNLEAASHEWLRRNGVRGTVELHASIESALEAVPDDGQHALVACAVYPALHTLVFGNLHRLQMIDSFVMPTHNMVLATGGTARPATVASHPAPKGLIPAGAEFREVLSNSQAAIDCAEGRVEGCITTIVAAENHGLRVVRDFGAVPMVFTVHQVLAVGAQTERPLPAGAAL, encoded by the coding sequence GTGAACCATCAGTCGGAACGCGTCCGGCACCTGCACACACTCGGTCCCCACGGCACCAACCTGGAAGCCGCCTCCCACGAATGGCTCCGGCGCAACGGCGTCCGGGGAACGGTGGAGCTGCACGCCTCGATCGAGTCCGCGCTCGAAGCCGTCCCGGACGACGGACAGCACGCGCTGGTCGCCTGCGCGGTCTACCCCGCGCTGCACACCCTGGTCTTCGGGAACCTGCACCGCCTGCAGATGATCGACAGCTTCGTCATGCCGACGCACAACATGGTGCTCGCCACCGGCGGCACGGCCCGGCCGGCGACCGTCGCCTCCCACCCGGCGCCGAAGGGTCTCATCCCCGCCGGCGCGGAGTTCCGGGAGGTGCTGAGCAACTCCCAGGCCGCCATCGACTGCGCCGAGGGACGCGTCGAGGGCTGCATCACCACCATCGTCGCGGCCGAGAACCACGGACTGCGCGTGGTACGGGACTTCGGCGCCGTGCCCATGGTGTTCACCGTCCACCAGGTGCTGGCGGTCGGCGCCCAGACCGAGCGCCCGCTCCCGGCGGGAGCCGCGCTGTGA
- a CDS encoding helix-turn-helix transcriptional regulator, with protein MKAAHPTHDDLAALITAINELLPSAGMSYDDLELDAVAYETGISEEVIRALLHGRPVPDEQLNLPFAERLAFLLKTRLAPDGKPYSKAFIADALGISRAMVFALFKGDREAGRAVAAELEEFFRVDPGFLSTSGRRALARALRPIYATLSMVSDLREKRVSHLAMRSSVGVPDIRLAGQLQEAVHAVLNPAEPDPEADAAERELRELTDQVRALAPNSRSHVLRNIRKFLGQQ; from the coding sequence ATGAAGGCCGCCCACCCGACGCACGATGACCTCGCGGCGCTGATCACGGCGATCAACGAGCTGCTTCCCTCGGCGGGGATGAGCTACGACGACCTGGAGCTGGACGCCGTCGCCTACGAGACCGGTATCTCAGAAGAGGTCATCCGTGCCCTTCTCCATGGTCGGCCGGTCCCGGACGAGCAGTTGAACCTGCCCTTCGCCGAGCGCCTGGCGTTCCTGCTCAAGACCCGGCTCGCACCTGACGGGAAGCCGTACAGCAAGGCTTTCATCGCAGACGCGCTCGGCATCTCTCGGGCGATGGTCTTCGCACTGTTCAAGGGCGACCGTGAAGCCGGCAGAGCGGTGGCCGCCGAGCTGGAGGAGTTCTTCCGTGTGGACCCGGGCTTCCTGAGCACGAGCGGCCGGCGGGCCCTCGCGCGGGCGTTGCGGCCCATCTACGCGACTCTCTCCATGGTGAGCGACCTCCGGGAGAAGCGTGTCAGCCACCTCGCGATGCGCAGCAGCGTCGGCGTTCCCGACATCAGGCTTGCCGGCCAGCTGCAGGAGGCCGTCCACGCGGTCCTCAACCCTGCCGAGCCGGATCCCGAGGCGGACGCCGCGGAGAGGGAACTGCGGGAGCTCACAGACCAGGTCCGCGCGCTCGCCCCGAACTCCCGCTCGCACGTGCTTCGCAACATACGCAAGTTCCTGGGCCAGCAGTGA
- a CDS encoding ATP-grasp domain-containing protein: MTTDSPRPTLVLVYQRASLPWVFEGAERAGIDLVLVPRPDEAVSEDRLPPAVVELLRLDIEADRAGALDALRRRYEQNAFQGVVTLFDPAVPFVAEAAELLGLPGIGRDAALGAQDKRVMRERLAAAGLNVPGFVRLDRPADWAEAARLTFPVVVKPAHGFSSLGVTKADTPQSLKSVVDEVWRTSEGKLGQVDGLVVEEYLDGPEFAVESLAQDGAVRILTIGYKGDPQGPHFEEGVYRAPAALPEAVRDAVLREVTAAHKALGITDGPTHTELRLRGGTTPYLLEMGARIGGSGVSHHVVSGVTGIDFAAQALRLAAGLGAGLPVSDGLPAPVGAAANYIVPCGGHGRITAIHGLDALRDDPRVDHVVQMLFPGDVVRPYPDFTGYPAFVLSRHEDLAETEEFHRFLERSIRIEYAEVADHGHEGQA; this comes from the coding sequence ATGACGACCGACAGCCCCCGCCCCACCCTCGTGCTGGTCTACCAGCGCGCCTCGCTCCCCTGGGTCTTCGAGGGCGCGGAGCGGGCCGGCATCGACCTCGTGCTGGTGCCCCGGCCCGACGAGGCGGTGTCCGAGGACCGGCTGCCGCCCGCAGTGGTGGAGCTCCTGCGGCTGGACATCGAGGCCGACCGGGCCGGCGCGCTGGACGCCCTGCGGCGGCGGTACGAGCAGAACGCCTTCCAGGGCGTCGTCACGCTCTTCGACCCCGCCGTGCCCTTCGTCGCCGAGGCCGCGGAGCTGCTCGGGCTGCCCGGCATCGGCCGGGACGCGGCGCTCGGCGCGCAGGACAAGCGGGTCATGCGGGAGCGCCTGGCCGCCGCGGGCCTCAACGTGCCGGGCTTCGTCCGGCTGGACCGGCCGGCCGACTGGGCGGAGGCGGCGCGGCTGACCTTCCCCGTCGTGGTGAAGCCGGCCCACGGCTTCTCCAGCCTCGGCGTCACCAAGGCGGACACCCCGCAGAGCCTGAAGAGCGTCGTGGACGAGGTGTGGCGGACCAGCGAGGGCAAGCTCGGACAGGTGGACGGGCTGGTGGTCGAGGAGTACCTCGACGGCCCCGAGTTCGCCGTCGAGTCCCTCGCCCAGGACGGTGCCGTACGGATCCTCACCATCGGCTACAAGGGCGACCCCCAGGGGCCGCACTTCGAGGAGGGCGTCTACCGCGCGCCGGCCGCGCTGCCCGAGGCGGTCCGGGACGCCGTCCTGCGGGAGGTGACCGCCGCGCACAAGGCCCTCGGCATCACGGACGGCCCCACCCACACCGAGCTGCGGCTGCGCGGCGGCACGACCCCGTACCTGCTGGAGATGGGGGCCCGGATCGGCGGCTCGGGCGTCTCCCATCACGTCGTCTCCGGGGTGACCGGCATCGACTTCGCCGCGCAGGCCCTGCGCCTCGCCGCCGGCCTCGGCGCCGGACTCCCGGTCTCCGACGGGCTGCCGGCACCCGTCGGGGCCGCGGCCAACTACATCGTCCCCTGCGGCGGTCACGGACGGATCACCGCGATCCACGGCCTGGACGCACTGCGGGACGACCCCCGGGTCGACCACGTCGTGCAGATGCTCTTCCCCGGCGACGTCGTGCGGCCCTACCCCGACTTCACCGGCTACCCCGCGTTCGTGCTGTCCCGGCACGAGGACCTCGCCGAGACCGAGGAGTTCCACCGCTTCCTGGAGCGGTCCATCCGCATCGAGTACGCCGAGGTCGCCGACCATGGCCACGAGGGGCAGGCATGA
- a CDS encoding helix-turn-helix domain-containing protein, translating to MAMRLQLDAGAWSRSRFATSPAMEVLGVLRQRGRHPAAHAREWHARARRALPPEQLALLEDLVPADHSYAPDFLTPVPRPGESTREVAARIAATPGEEVDYQLDIAVRGRRVWPHVLALHRSAAAYERWRRPMPPALARVARDGGAAVATAAAAAMATLFETVLAPDWARVRAVLDADIGHRADRMAAHGAAAVFDDLGERMRWTGTELVLERDYSGVIDWAGEGVLFVPATTHVGPVLFAAERPHTPVLVYRARGIGALGERPSGAEASALSGLVGVTRATLLAALDVPASTLDLSRRTGWSSATVSYHLGILLRAGLVDRHRRGRVVRYARTGLGTALATSSADAGPPAAPAAPGGPRVPRRRDSDDFT from the coding sequence ATGGCGATGAGGCTGCAGCTGGACGCAGGGGCCTGGAGCAGGTCGCGGTTCGCCACGTCTCCGGCCATGGAGGTCCTCGGCGTGCTGCGGCAGCGCGGCCGGCACCCGGCCGCGCACGCACGGGAGTGGCACGCCCGTGCCCGGCGGGCACTCCCGCCGGAGCAACTGGCGCTCCTCGAGGACCTGGTGCCCGCCGATCACAGCTACGCCCCGGATTTCCTGACGCCGGTGCCACGCCCCGGCGAATCGACGCGGGAGGTGGCCGCCCGCATCGCGGCGACCCCGGGCGAGGAGGTCGACTACCAGCTCGACATCGCCGTCCGCGGTCGGCGCGTGTGGCCGCACGTCCTCGCGCTGCACCGGAGCGCGGCGGCGTACGAGCGGTGGCGGCGGCCGATGCCCCCGGCGCTCGCGCGGGTGGCGCGCGACGGCGGTGCCGCGGTGGCGACCGCCGCCGCCGCGGCGATGGCGACCCTGTTCGAGACCGTGCTGGCGCCGGACTGGGCACGGGTCCGCGCGGTGCTGGACGCCGACATCGGCCACCGTGCCGACCGGATGGCCGCGCACGGCGCCGCGGCGGTCTTCGACGACCTCGGCGAACGGATGCGGTGGACCGGCACCGAACTCGTCCTGGAGCGCGACTACTCCGGGGTCATCGACTGGGCCGGCGAAGGAGTGCTGTTCGTGCCCGCCACGACGCACGTCGGACCGGTGCTGTTCGCCGCCGAACGTCCGCACACGCCGGTGCTGGTCTACCGGGCACGCGGCATCGGCGCTCTCGGGGAGCGCCCGTCGGGTGCGGAGGCGTCGGCCCTCTCGGGCCTCGTGGGCGTGACCAGGGCCACCCTGCTGGCCGCGCTCGACGTGCCCGCGTCCACGCTCGACCTGAGCCGGAGGACCGGCTGGAGCAGCGCCACCGTCTCGTACCACCTCGGCATCCTGCTGCGGGCGGGGCTGGTCGACCGCCACCGCCGGGGCCGCGTCGTCCGCTACGCACGGACCGGCCTCGGGACGGCGCTCGCGACCTCATCGGCGGACGCCGGTCCGCCGGCCGCACCTGCCGCCCCGGGCGGACCGCGTGTCCCGCGTCGACGAGATTCGGACGACTTCACCTGA
- a CDS encoding IS5 family transposase (programmed frameshift): MLVGPFVGKRNSRPWIVSDELWLLIEPLLPVPAPKLVAGRPRVPDRKALCGILFVLHTGIQWEYLPQELGFGSGMTCWRRLAAWNEAGVWDRLHVVLLTKLRSAKQLDWSRAVIDSSHVRAARRGPKSGPSPVDRARPGSKHHVLVDGQGIPLAVSLTGGNRNDVTQLMPLLARIPSVAGLVGRPRRRPDTLLADRGYDHDKYRRLVWAQGVKPVIARRGVPHGSGLGVHRWVVERTIAWLHGFRRLRIRWERRDDIHEAFLGLATCLITHRHVQRLC, encoded by the exons ATGCTCGTTGGTCCGTTCGTGGGGAAGAGGAACTCTCGGCCGTGGATCGTTTCGGACGAACTGTGGCTGCTGATCGAGCCGTTGCTGCCAGTCCCGGCGCCGAAGCTGGTGGCGGGGCGCCCGCGGGTTCCTGACCGGAAGGCTCTGTGCGGGATCCTCTTCGTGCTTCACACGGGGATCCAGTGGGAGTACTTGCCCCAGGAGCTCGGCTTCGGCTCCGGCATGACGTGTTGGCGGCGGCTTGCCGCATGGAACGAGGCGGGTGTGTGGGACCGGCTCCATGTCGTTCTGCTGACGAAGTTGCGGTCGGCGAAGCAGCTCGACTGGTCCCGGGCGGTGATCGACTCCAGTCATGTCAGGGCCGCTCGGCGCGGCC CCAAAAGCGGACCCAGCCCGGTCGACCGCGCACGTCCGGGCAGCAAGCATCACGTCCTCGTCGACGGACAGGGCATCCCGCTCGCCGTGTCGCTGACCGGCGGCAACCGCAACGACGTGACGCAGTTGATGCCCCTGCTCGCGAGGATCCCGTCCGTCGCCGGCCTGGTCGGACGGCCGCGACGACGACCGGACACACTGCTGGCCGACCGCGGCTACGACCACGACAAATACCGCCGCCTCGTCTGGGCCCAGGGCGTCAAACCGGTGATCGCCCGACGCGGTGTCCCACACGGCTCGGGCCTCGGCGTCCACCGCTGGGTCGTTGAACGCACCATCGCCTGGCTCCACGGATTCCGCCGCCTGCGCATCCGATGGGAACGACGCGACGACATCCACGAAGCCTTCCTCGGCCTCGCCACCTGTCTCATCACCCACCGACACGTCCAACGCCTTTGTTAG
- a CDS encoding VOC family protein: MASRLNPYISFTGKARQALDFYQEVFGGSPEVNTYAQFGQAPPGYEDKVMHGMLETPAGFTLMVSDNPPGMDHTVGNNISISLSGDDDTELRGYWDKLAARGTVSVPLEKQMWGDVFGMCTDEFGITWMVDIAGQPS, encoded by the coding sequence ATGGCGTCCCGGCTCAACCCGTACATCAGCTTCACCGGCAAGGCGAGGCAGGCCCTCGACTTCTACCAGGAGGTCTTCGGCGGCTCCCCGGAGGTCAACACCTACGCCCAGTTCGGGCAGGCGCCGCCCGGGTACGAGGACAAGGTCATGCACGGCATGCTGGAGACGCCCGCCGGCTTCACGCTGATGGTCTCGGACAACCCGCCCGGCATGGACCACACCGTCGGCAACAACATCAGCATCAGCCTCAGCGGCGACGACGACACCGAGCTCCGCGGCTACTGGGACAAGCTCGCCGCGCGCGGCACCGTCTCCGTCCCTCTGGAGAAGCAGATGTGGGGCGACGTCTTCGGCATGTGCACCGACGAGTTCGGCATCACCTGGATGGTCGACATCGCGGGGCAGCCCTCCTGA